The Coccidioides posadasii str. Silveira chromosome 2, complete sequence genomic interval TCCGCGACCCCGAGAACATGAACTGCACTCACACCGCCCTTCTATCAAGCTACTACAACGAAATCCGACGACGGCAACCCAAGGGCCCCTACCACCTAGGCGGCTGGTCCGCTGGTGGAGGTTTTGCCTTCGCATGCGCCGAGCTCCTTATCCGCGACGGTGAGGAGGTGCAGAGCTTGATCATTATCGACTCTCCTCTCCCCCAACAGATGGAGACCCTTCCTGTCGAATTTTATGAGCACTGTGCTACTCTTGGATTGTACGGTAATGAGAAACCCCCCAGCTATCTCATTCCTCATTTCCTTCGCACCCTGGAGACCATGCTTCCGTACCAGGCAACACCTTTGAAAACCAGAAGGTTGCCTAAGGTTGGAATCCTGTGGGCCTGCGAGACGGTTATGGATGCTGCCGGCGCGCCTGATATTGGCGAGAGAAACCATTTCATGCTGCGACGGAGGCAGGATTTTGGGCCCGATGGATGGGACACAGTCCTCCCAGGGGCGGAATTTGTGCTAGGCAAAGCTGTCGGCGCGAATCACTTTACAATGATGGTAAGTAATCCCTAACACCTCGAAATTCCCGCATCATCGTTTTGAGTTGTTCTCGGCTGACGTCGATACCTTGGATTAGCAAAAGGATCATAACCAACATATTGCACGATTGATTGAGAAAGTCGTAGGTTAGTGTTAAGAACATTGCTTTGTATTGAGAATAGATATTAGGTTTAATTTATTCCGTGTactttgtactccgtactgcaAGTAGCTATCCACCACATCTAAGATTCTCGTATTTCGtcctctgtactctgtagtctATAGTCGCGTCGTATAGTGAGAGTCTAACGCTGAGGGGGAAATATTGCTCCGTAATTTCAAGGGCTCATGTCAACAGTTCAAGAGTTCGTTTTCCTTTCCGTCCACAGGTCCGTGATCTTAAGAGGCATATTAATTTTAGGGTGGTTAGGGGAGTTGGGAAGTTAAAAGGTTGGGTATGACTTGGCAAGCAGAACTCTTTGATAAGGCAGAGCACTGTGGACTAGTCAGTTAACTACTCAACAGCACAAAATGCCCAAATTCATCCATCAGTGATATGTATGTAACAGTGTAAACACGTTGACCATATTGCATTTAAGATGTGGTGTCCCTTGCAAGACCTCTTTTATCTAGAATTCGCAAATTCAAAGTCAATAGTATTATTAAGAAAGAGATGCAATGAATGTTTCTGGTTTGTACAAGCGCATAATGGGCACATTTCCCCACAGCCACAGGCCGTTTTCAAGCCAGGTCGACAGACAGAAGTAAGCCAAGTTGGTGCGCTAGCATCTAAGATTAATAGCTGTGATATATGTTAGCTTTGATTCTTATGTCGAAATAACTCGGAACCGACGTCTGAACCTACCATTCGCGAACAGAGAGAAGGAATCAGCGTTATTGAGAGCCAGTCTCGTAGATAGACGTCGAATGGATCGGTATCCATACGCGTGATCTTTGCAGAAAGGTTCATGTACACCTGGCGCGTGAGCAAACTCGTGGAGAACGGTAGTAGCCTGGTCCTGGCCATGGCACCTGTTGGTGAGTGCTGGCAAGTTGTAGAAACTCGGGCAGTTCACGACAAGATTGTGAGATGGGAGAGTGTATGCGAGCACACCGGGCTCGCATCTGTTCCAGTGGTCTTCACAGGCGTAGCGAGTTGCTCCGTTGCGAGTAGAACCAGATTCCCGGGAAATAGCCTTCAAGCGAGCTGCAACGGATCGAACGGCTGTGCGATCGGTGGTGTGGAAGTATTCTTGAACTTTACGCGGGTTGCGATACGCAGCGCTAGCAGCAGTTCCAGCAAGATGCGCGGAGTTGCGAAGGGCCCTCATGAGAGCCTTGCGTTTTGCGCTGTTGCGGCAGACATGCATGTCGCTACGTCGATCAAGGGGCTGGATCGCCCTCGCAACGGTAGCAGCCATCTCTCCATCAATCTTGAGCTGGAGTGCATTGCTCTTGAAGACCATGGCTCCAGTAAGGGTGGTTTGGTTGGCTTCCGCATATGGAATTGCACCCTCAGACAAGATATCGAAGGCACCACCCACAGTCAAGTCAGAGGTTGAGGCAATGTCGAATTCTCTTTCAATGCTTTCACCCGGGCTGATAGGAACGAAGGCACTGATGGGAAGGTCGAAAGTCTGGATACGTCGCATGATTCCATCAAACTTGATCGGGTTGCCTAGAAAGGAGAAGCTATCAGATCTGTGCCTGGAAAGTCATCTCGGGCTATCAGTACCATCCTTAAAGATTCCAACCTTCTCAGTTGGACCATCATCAAAGAAGGTGTTGAACTTGAGCAGATTCAATGGACGATCAGCTTTGTTGGTGATCGTAGCCTTGACACGAGTGTTGCTGAGGCTGTCGAGTTTGATATCAAGACCGGAATTGTCTTCAGGTAAATCTAAGTgagggagagcacaagaaaaaGCAGGAGTGGCTAAAGCCGCCAGGGCCGCCACCATCGAACACAACAACatggcaaataaaagaatgGACAAGCCAAATGCAGGCGTTCAGAACGAGTGACGGCAcaattaaaaagaaaaaagaaggaaaggcTGGAGAGTTGTGTGGTCTGTAGAGAAGAAAGACAGTACAGATTCACAGCGGCAACAGAGCCTTATATGCTTCTTTCCACGGTCTCTATGAGCGTGGTTCTTCCATTGCAAAACAAACTTACTGAACCCCTGATGAGGATCAAGCTTATTGCAGTGGGTTCAGGACATGGGCCAACATCGGACATGACCGCCAAGGATGTTTTTGTTTCCACCGATTACGATGAGGAGTTATTGCCTTTAGCTTTGTAACATAGTGAACAGGAGGAATGATACCAGGAAGCAGCTTGTGCTATAGCTCACGGGATGTGCCTTTGCTTCTAGGGTCCAAGGCGCTCGCAATCCCGAGGAGCGTGGCGGAGGTCTTCTTGGGCACTCAGACGAACCACTTTCACCTTGGTACTTTCGGTATAGACAAAAGCGGTGCAATGGAAATCAACTTCAGCCAAAGCGCTGTGGTTATCCATGGAACTCGGTCAAAGGCCTGACAGCCTCCGAAATTTGCCAGAAATCCATTCAGGTGAAACAATGCCAACGATGGACTGGGTGGCCATACGAAATCGCGAAACAGCCAATGAGCAAAGTTCAAAGCCGACCCCGTTTCTGTAGAGACGTTTCAGTGTGAAGAGAATTCACGCCCTAGCAATCAAATCCACAGGATTGTAACGCAGCGGACTTGACCAAGTTTCAAGTCGCCCCAAACGTTAACCACCAGATGGAGCGTGCCCCCGATGAAACTCCTTGCGCTGAGGGATTCCGAGCTGGACCACTAATGTCCACAGTAGTCACCGATCCTCGAGAAATTCCGGGCTCATGGACAAATGTAGCAGGTAGAAAAGAGTTTCGAAGGTGGATGCGTCGTCGAGGTCTCGAGCGTTGGACGTCCAGAATTGCCGAACGCCACAGCTCATCCTTTGGCTAACTAACCTAGCTTTGCACAGGGGTCAATCCTCTCCACCGGCGCGCCGTGACTGCCAACCGGTTCTCGCCATTCTCGAATCCTGCCAAATCCTAGTCGGAGGGGGTTCTTGGAAGCTTGGTAAAACTACATTAATCGGGGGAATGCGCATGTTCCGGCTTACCACCTGGCACGAGCCCTCTGGGTGGACACCATCACTGGGCAAGGATCCAGAAGCTCTCCCTTCAGCGCATGCTTTCGAGCTGGTTTAGAACGAACAGGGATATTCACGGAAGTTTCCTTCGAGAAGATGTGCCCAGGGGATACCACGCGCTTCTCAGCGGCCATAGCAGTCTTTGTATATGCAGGCATTCCTGGCATATCCGTGTCGCGATGTTAGGTAACGCATAAATCTCCGCGAGCCCATTGCGTCGTGATAAAGTTCCGCCGGGGGGTCAGCAAATTGGAAAATCCTTTCAGGGTGAAAGCCCAGCAGCGACGAGCTCAACGGCTGATCCCCGTCATAGCAACACGGGGATGCTGATGTATGTTCTCACAGTAAGGATTTGAATGTGCTTGTTGAAAATGGGCCTACACACCCTCCTTGTAGGAGGTCTGAATTGATCCTGCGCTAGGGGATTGAAACCCAATGTCCACACAGCGAAGTTCAAAAAGGTGAGAAGTCTTGTAAAAACTCCAAGTTAATCCAAGATGCTTGGAACGAAACAGACGTAACAGGAGAATTGTGGCCTAGCATATGCTATCTACATATGTAAATATGTACTACAGTGATGTTCTTTAGAATCTTTGTGTTTTGCTTCTGAATCGCGTCGTCAGCAATGGATGCAAAATCTGAGCTTCCCTTGCAACCGTATCCTCCAACAAGCATATCAAAGTTGGCCTTAAGTTATTCAAAGGGAAATTCGGAATCGCTAAATCGAGGCTCATATGCCATGAACTGCGACCTTGAAGATCAGACACTGAAATCCTCAGCGCAGGGCACGCGTCAAAATGTTTCCTGTGGTAATTCCCTCTCATCTCCTTTTTTCGCTCCCTGCCAACGTTCCTCATTGCGTTAGGGAGCCGAGAAGTGTATCCGGCACTGATCGTCCACGACCTGTATAACGGCACATCCTCCGTAGGTTCCCTTCTGCATCCGCGAAAGCAGAATTATGATGGCATCCAGCTCTTTGTGGAATAGAGCCGTCTGTCATCCCAATCGTCCAGCCCACTCGGCATCGGCAGTATCAGCACCACGGGATATAAGCGTGCCCCACACACGCCAAACTTGGTAACCAGCTAAACACACCGCAAATGTCTCTTTACATCCCTGGAGTCGCTAGGCGGCATGGAGCAAATTGGGGCGAGCCTGTGGTTGCGCCAATCATTGTGAGTTTGAAGGAACGGCACAATCATTGCTCCACCATAGCAGAAGCCTCACCGATACATACATTTGTGCAGCCTAGGAATAAACACTCAGGGTGTTGAGTCAGTGTGGTCAGACCGCGGATATTTCACA includes:
- the MEP7 gene encoding Neutral protease 2 mep7 (SECRETED:SignalP(1-16)~antiSMASH:Cluster_2.8~EggNog:ENOG410PJDG~COG:O~MEROPS:MER0001399) yields the protein MVAALAALATPAFSCALPHLDLPEDNSGLDIKLDSLSNTRVKATITNKADRPLNLLKFNTFFDDGPTEKVGIFKDGNPIKFDGIMRRIQTFDLPISAFVPISPGESIEREFDIASTSDLTVGGAFDILSEGAIPYAEANQTTLTGAMVFKSNALQLKIDGEMAATVARAIQPLDRRSDMHVCRNSAKRKALMRALRNSAHLAGTAASAAYRNPRKVQEYFHTTDRTAVRSVAARLKAISRESGSTRNGATRYACEDHWNRCEPGVLAYTLPSHNLVVNCPSFYNLPALTNRCHGQDQATTVLHEFAHAPGVHEPFCKDHAYGYRSIRRLSTRLALNNADSFSLFANGRFRRRFRVIST
- a CDS encoding uncharacterized protein (antiSMASH:Cluster_2.8) produces the protein MTAKDVFVSTDYDEELLPLALVQGARNPEERGGGLLGHSDEPLSPWYFRYRQKRCNGNQLQPKRCGYPWNSVKGLTASEICQKSIQVKQCQRWTGWPYEIAKQPMSKVQSRPRFSDLTKFQVAPNVNHQMERAPDETPCAEGFRAGPLMSTVVTDPREIPGSWTNVAGRKEFRRGQSSPPARRDCQPVLAILESCQILVGGGSWKLGKTTLIGGMRMFRLTTWHEPSGWTPSLGKDPEALPSAHAFELV